The following coding sequences are from one Gammaproteobacteria bacterium window:
- a CDS encoding SagB/ThcOx family dehydrogenase yields MSDDSTEFHELVAGDPAGRLLEYHDRTKHQLNRFARSPGYLDWATQPDPFRRYEGAPRIALEHPPEDVAGPRYDELFGSVRQADPVDIHSLSRFLYDSLALSAWKEAGPENRWSLRVNPSSGDLHPTESYVMLGAGAGIEAETALYHYNVFEHALEKRRGFGQVRLDPFGDGSGGFFVGFSSIYWRESWKYGERAFRYCHHDVGHALGAVAV; encoded by the coding sequence ATGAGTGACGATTCGACGGAGTTCCATGAACTGGTCGCCGGCGATCCCGCCGGACGCCTGCTCGAATACCACGACCGGACCAAGCATCAGCTGAACCGGTTCGCGCGCTCTCCCGGCTATCTCGACTGGGCGACACAGCCCGATCCCTTCCGGCGCTACGAAGGGGCGCCGCGAATCGCGCTGGAACACCCGCCCGAAGACGTTGCGGGGCCGCGTTATGACGAGCTCTTCGGTAGCGTACGGCAGGCAGATCCTGTCGATATCCATTCACTCAGCCGATTCCTTTACGACAGCCTGGCGCTGTCCGCGTGGAAGGAGGCGGGACCGGAAAACCGCTGGTCGCTGCGCGTCAATCCCTCGAGCGGGGATCTCCACCCGACCGAGAGCTATGTGATGCTCGGTGCCGGGGCGGGGATCGAGGCCGAGACGGCGCTGTATCACTACAACGTCTTCGAGCACGCGCTGGAGAAGCGCCGCGGGTTCGGCCAGGTTCGACTGGATCCGTTCGGAGACGGTAGCGGCGGGTTCTTTGTCGGCTTCAGTTCGATCTACTGGCGCGAGTCCTGGAAGTACGGCGAACGCGCCTTTCGTTATTGCCACCACGACGTGGGACATGCACTGGGCGCCGTGGCGGT